A window of the Trichoplusia ni isolate ovarian cell line Hi5 chromosome 4, tn1, whole genome shotgun sequence genome harbors these coding sequences:
- the LOC113492607 gene encoding ras-related protein Rab-7a, with the protein MSSRKKVLLKVIILGDSGVGKTSLMNQFVNKKFSNQYKATIGADFLTKEVIVDDRIVTMQIWDTAGQERFQSLGVAFYRGADCCVLVFDVTAPNTFKSLESWRDEFLIQASPRDPDNFPFVILGNKVDLDNRAVSAKRAQQWCQSKNDIPYFETSAKEAVNVELAFQTIARNALAQETEAELYNEFPDQIKLNANDNGRNRDGDNCAC; encoded by the coding sequence ATGTCATCAAGAAAAAAGGTACTTCTGAAGGTGATCATCCTTGGCGACAGCGGTGTGGGCAAAACTTCGCTTATGAATCAGTTTGTCAACAAGAAATTTTCCAACCAGTACAAGGCAACAATAGGCGCAGATTTTCTCACGAAAGAGGTAATCGTAGATGATCGAATCGTCACTATGCAAATTTGGGATACTGCAGGACAAGAACGATTCCAGTCCCTGGGAGTGGCGTTTTATCGTGGGGCGGATTGTTGCGTCTTGGTGTTTGACGTAACTGCCCCCAACACGTTCAAGTCCTTGGAAAGTTGGAGAGACGAATTTTTGATACAAGCATCGCCACGAGACCCTGATAACTTCCCTTTCGTCATATTGGGCAACAAAGTTGATCTGGACAATCGCGCTGTTTCTGCCAAGCGTGCACAGCAGTGGTGTCAAAGTAAAAATGATATTCCGTATTTTGAAACTAGTGCCAAAGAGGCTGTAAACGTTGAGCTTGCATTCCAGACCATTGCTCGTAATGCATTGGCACAAGAGACAGAAGCAGAGCTTTACAATGAGTTCCCTGATCAAATCAAGTTGAACGCCAATGACAATGGCCGCAACAGGGATGGTGACAACTGTGCTTGCTAG